GTGCCGTTCATGAGGAGGTTGGGCACCACGCTGGGCAGCACGCCGGGCATCTGGCGGCTGTCGTCGTAGTTGGGAACGAGATCGACGGTCTCCTTGTCGAGGTCGCGCAGGAGATCGGCGGCCACCGCCGTCATGCGCGCCTCGGTGTACCGCTCCGCCGCCGCCGCGTCGCCGTCGATGGAGCCGAAGTTGCCCTGGCCGTCGACCAGCGGGTAGCGCAGGCTGAAGTCCTGCGCCATGCGCACGAGGGCGTCGTAGACGGCCGTCGTGCCGTGCGGGTGGTAGTTGCCCGTGGTGTCGCCCGTGATCTTCGCACACTTGCGGTAGGGCCGGCCGGGGCGCAGGCCCAGGTCGTTCATCGCCGTCAGGATGCGCCGCTGCACGGGCTTGAGTCCGTCGCGGGCGTCCGGAATCGCGCGCGAGATGATGACCGACATCGAGTAGGCCAGGTAGGAGCGCTTCATCTCGCGCTCGATGTCGACCGTGATGATCCGCTCCCCGGTGGCCATCGCGCTTCCCCTCTAGACGTCCAGGTTCGTGACGGTGTCGGCGTAGGTCTCGATGAACTGGCGCCGGAGCTCCACCTCGTCGCCCATCAGGATCGTGAAGATGCGGTCCGCCTCCACCGCGTCCTCGAGGCTCACCTTGAGCACGGTGCGGCTGACGGGATCCATCGTCGTTTCCCAGAGCTGCTCGGGGTTCATCTCGCCGAGACCCTTGTAGCGCTGGATGTAGACCTTGCTCGGATCGTCGCCGAGCTGGGCGAGCTTCTGCTCGCGCTCGTGGTCGTCGTAGGCGTAGATCGCCACCTTGCCCTTGCGCAGCAGGTAGAGCGGCGGCTGCGCGATGTAGATGCGGCCTTGCAGCAGGAGATCGGTCATCTTGCGGTAGAAGAAGGTGAGCAGCAGCGTGCGGATGTGGGCGCCGTCCACGTCGGCATCCGTCATGATGATGATCTTGCCGTAGCGCACCTTCTCGGGATTGAAGTCCGTCCCGTAGCCGGCGCCGATCGCGGTGATGATCGTGCGCACCTCGTCGTTGCCGAGCACCTTGGTCGGCGTCGCCTTCTCCACGTTGAGGATCTTGCCCTTGAGCGGCAGGATGGCCTGGAACGCGCGGTCGCGGGCCTGTTTGGCGCTGCCGCCCGCGCTGTCGCCCTCGACGAGGTAGAGCTCGGTCTTCTCGGGATCGCGATCGCTGCAGTCGGCGAGCTTGCCCGGCAGGGTACCGCTCTCGAGCGCGCTCTTGCGGCGGGCGACGTCGCGCGCCTTGCGCATCGCCTCGCGCGTGCGCGCCGTCGAGACGCACTTGGCGAGGATCGCCTTCGCCTCGGTCGGCCGCTGGTCGAGGTAGTCGGTGAGGTAGTCGCCGATCACCGCCTCGACGACGCTGCGCACCTCGCTGTTGCCGAGCTTGGCCTTCGTCTGCCCCTCGAACTGCGGCTCCGACAGCTTCACGCTGATCACGGCGGTGAGGCCCTCGCGCACGTCGTCGCCGCTCAGGCTCAGCTTGCCGCCGTTGGTCTTCGTCTCCCGCTGCAGGTAGTTGTTCAGGCTCCGCGTGAGCGCGCTGCGGAAGCCCGACAGGTGGGTGCCGCCCTCTTGCGTGTGGATGTTGTTGGCGAAGCTGAAGACGTTGCTCGTGAAGCCCTCGTTGAACTGGAGGGCGACCTCCACGCGCACGCCGTCGCGCTCCACGTCCACGCTGAAGGGCGGCTCGTGCAGGGGGCTCTTGCCCTTGTTCATCCACTGCACGAACTCGAGGATGCCGCCCTCGTACTTGAAGGTGTTCTTGCTGGAGTCGCGCTCGTCGAGAATGCGGATCTGGAGGCCGCGGTTCAGGTAGGCCAGCTCGCGCAGGCGGCTGCAGAGCGTGTCGAAGCTGAACTCGCAGGTCTCGAAGATCTCGGGGTCGGGCTTGAACTGGACGACCGTGCCGCGCTGCGTCACCTCCTCGGCGCCCGAGATGAGGCGCACCTCGCCAGCGGGGATGCCCCGCCGGTACTCCTGGAAGTGGGCCTTGCCGTTCTTGAAGACGGTGACGCGCAGCCACTCGCTGAGCGCGTTGACCACACTGACGCCAACGCCGTGCAAGCCGCCGGAGACCTTGTAGCTCTCGCTGTCGAACTTGCCGCCGGCGTGCAGGACGGTCATCACCACCTCGAGGCTGCTCTTGCCCTCGGTGGGATGGAGGTCGACCGGGATGCCCCGCCCGTTGTCCGTGACCTTGCAGCTGCCGTCGCTGAGGAGCTCGACGAAGATATCATCGCAGGCGCCGGCCATCGCCTCGTCGACGGCGTTGTCCACCACCTCGTAGACGAGATGGTGCAGACCCTCGGCACTCGTGCCGCCGATGTACATGGCCGGGCGCTTGCGGACGCCCTCCAAGCCCTTGAGGACCTGGATGCTTCCGGAGTCGTAAGTGTCGCTCATCGGCGATCCGCCTTCCCTGTGCTCCCCGCGCAGTGCGCCTCGGCCGCTAGTGCTGCGTGAAGCGGATGTCCTTGACCAGCCCCGCGCCCAGCGCGGCGTCGAAGCCGGCGATGATGCGCGCCTTCAGGAAGCGCAACTCCTGGCTCCAGGCCGCGCTCGTCACCTGCACGTAGAGCACGCCGTCGCGAATGCGCAGGGCGCGGCTCCGGGCCGCGATCTCCGGCCCCACCACCTCCGGCCAGCGCTCCAGGGCCGCCCGCTCCTTGAGCCGATCGGCCAGCCCGAGACCGGCGAGCAGGCCCGCGACGAGCTCGCCGGTGGGGCGCAACTCGTCTGGTGGCCGCCGCTTGCCGCTCATGATCGACTCCTCGGCCGCCGACTCAGGCCGCCGGGCTGATGCGCCCGCCCTCGACGGCGAAGCGCTGTAGGTCCCCGAAGAGCTCCCGGCGTAGATCCTCGACCTGCGGGGCGGCGATGAAAGTCTGGTAGTTCTGGCCGACAAGATGGCAGAGCTGCTCGCGGCGACGGCCGTCGAGCTCGCTGAATACATCGTCCAGAAAGACGATCGGACGGTCCCGCCGGATCCTGGCCAGGTACTCCGCCTGGGCCAACTTCAGGGCCACCGCGGCCGTGCGCTTCTGGCCCTGCGAGGCGAATTTTCTGGCATTCCGGCCTCCGATGTCAATGCACATATCGTCCAGGTGTGGACCTGCTAACGTTCGTTTTTTCAACCACTCAGCGCTCTCGAGCGCCTCCAGGGCGGCGGCCAGGGCGGCCCTCAGCGCCGCCTC
This is a stretch of genomic DNA from bacterium. It encodes these proteins:
- the gyrB gene encoding DNA topoisomerase (ATP-hydrolyzing) subunit B encodes the protein MSDTYDSGSIQVLKGLEGVRKRPAMYIGGTSAEGLHHLVYEVVDNAVDEAMAGACDDIFVELLSDGSCKVTDNGRGIPVDLHPTEGKSSLEVVMTVLHAGGKFDSESYKVSGGLHGVGVSVVNALSEWLRVTVFKNGKAHFQEYRRGIPAGEVRLISGAEEVTQRGTVVQFKPDPEIFETCEFSFDTLCSRLRELAYLNRGLQIRILDERDSSKNTFKYEGGILEFVQWMNKGKSPLHEPPFSVDVERDGVRVEVALQFNEGFTSNVFSFANNIHTQEGGTHLSGFRSALTRSLNNYLQRETKTNGGKLSLSGDDVREGLTAVISVKLSEPQFEGQTKAKLGNSEVRSVVEAVIGDYLTDYLDQRPTEAKAILAKCVSTARTREAMRKARDVARRKSALESGTLPGKLADCSDRDPEKTELYLVEGDSAGGSAKQARDRAFQAILPLKGKILNVEKATPTKVLGNDEVRTIITAIGAGYGTDFNPEKVRYGKIIIMTDADVDGAHIRTLLLTFFYRKMTDLLLQGRIYIAQPPLYLLRKGKVAIYAYDDHEREQKLAQLGDDPSKVYIQRYKGLGEMNPEQLWETTMDPVSRTVLKVSLEDAVEADRIFTILMGDEVELRRQFIETYADTVTNLDV
- a CDS encoding DUF721 domain-containing protein, which translates into the protein MYSASSTAVAASSSAILSARTTRLSSPPRRSRIYAGSSSGTYSASPSRAGASARRPESAAEESIMSGKRRPPDELRPTGELVAGLLAGLGLADRLKERAALERWPEVVGPEIAARSRALRIRDGVLYVQVTSAAWSQELRFLKARIIAGFDAALGAGLVKDIRFTQH